In Alphaproteobacteria bacterium US3C007, one genomic interval encodes:
- the dapB gene encoding 4-hydroxy-tetrahydrodipicolinate reductase, translated as MSDLLGVAITGVSGRMGQMLVESVHASETATLVGALERPDHPWVGQDLGRVMQKSETGLIVQDKADNVFAHADVVIDFTSPAATVAFAKQAAQTGTAHVIGTTGLSDEDLAAVAKAAEKTVIVRAGNMSLGVNLLVQLTKKVAAALDEDFDIEVIEAHHNKKVDAPSGTALMLGEAAAEGRGIDLAQMRDSGRDGITGARQTGHIGFAAIRGGDIVGEHDVLFAGVGERITLRHVATDRLLFAKGALKAAQWAQNKPVGEYNMLDVLGL; from the coding sequence ATGTCAGATCTGCTTGGCGTTGCCATAACCGGAGTATCTGGGCGTATGGGCCAAATGTTGGTCGAAAGCGTGCATGCCAGCGAAACAGCTACCTTGGTTGGGGCTTTAGAGCGGCCCGATCATCCATGGGTTGGCCAAGATTTGGGACGTGTGATGCAGAAATCTGAAACAGGTTTGATTGTGCAGGATAAAGCGGACAACGTTTTTGCCCATGCCGATGTTGTTATCGATTTCACCAGCCCTGCGGCAACAGTGGCCTTTGCAAAGCAAGCTGCTCAAACCGGAACCGCCCATGTGATTGGAACCACGGGGCTGAGCGATGAGGATCTTGCCGCGGTGGCAAAAGCCGCCGAAAAAACGGTGATTGTGCGGGCGGGCAATATGTCTCTGGGGGTAAATCTGTTGGTGCAGCTTACGAAGAAAGTTGCAGCGGCGTTAGATGAAGATTTTGATATTGAAGTGATTGAAGCCCATCATAACAAGAAAGTTGATGCACCCTCTGGCACAGCGCTGATGCTGGGCGAAGCGGCTGCAGAGGGGCGTGGCATTGATCTGGCGCAGATGCGCGATAGCGGCCGCGACGGTATCACCGGTGCGCGCCAAACAGGCCATATCGGGTTTGCGGCCATTCGCGGGGGGGATATTGTTGGAGAGCATGATGTGCTGTTTGCGGGGGTTGGCGAGCGGATCACCCTGCGCCACGTGGCCACTGACCGTTTGCTGTTCGCCAAAGGCGCGTTGAAAGCTGCGCAATGGGCGCAAAATAAACCCGTAGGTGAATATAATATGCTGGATGTTTTGGGCCTTTAG
- the rnhA gene encoding ribonuclease HI produces MADLFAYTDGACSGNPGPGGWGVLLQASQAGNIVKERELSGGDGATTNNQMELMAAIMALETLDRASTLTIVTDSTYVKNGVTQWIHGWKRNGWRTAAKKPVKNVELWQRLDLAQSRHQVTWEWVKGHAEHPENERADELARAGMAPFKI; encoded by the coding sequence ATGGCTGACTTATTTGCCTATACAGATGGCGCCTGTTCGGGCAATCCAGGCCCCGGTGGATGGGGTGTCTTGTTGCAGGCGAGCCAAGCCGGTAATATCGTTAAAGAGCGCGAATTAAGCGGCGGCGATGGTGCAACGACCAACAATCAAATGGAGCTGATGGCCGCGATCATGGCGCTTGAAACGCTGGATCGCGCAAGCACGTTGACCATCGTGACCGATAGCACCTATGTCAAAAACGGTGTCACCCAATGGATTCATGGCTGGAAGCGCAACGGTTGGCGCACAGCGGCGAAAAAACCGGTCAAAAATGTAGAGCTATGGCAACGGCTTGATCTGGCGCAAAGCCGCCATCAGGTGACATGGGAATGGGTCAAGGGCCATGCAGAGCATCCGGAAAATGAACGGGCGGATGAATTGGCCCGCGCTGGTATGGCCCCCTTTAAAATATGA
- a CDS encoding class I SAM-dependent methyltransferase produces MAADQETIAVYDGKRQDYAALKPDPQQNKAMRDFSAQLAPGAKVLDYGCGPGAFARAFADQGFQVEAFDASKEMVALTQADQRIKTWQASFEKFRARHRYDGVWASFSLLHAPREQMPNLLMAIQCALKPSGCFTLALKLGSGSQRDSLGRLYTYYSLPELHGLLTKAKFDWLSHIEGRSIGLDGTQSDWAIIHTRIQNG; encoded by the coding sequence ATGGCAGCCGATCAGGAAACCATCGCTGTTTATGATGGCAAAAGGCAAGATTACGCCGCGTTGAAACCGGATCCGCAGCAGAATAAAGCAATGCGTGATTTTTCAGCTCAACTCGCTCCTGGAGCAAAGGTTTTGGATTATGGTTGCGGGCCTGGCGCCTTTGCCCGCGCCTTTGCAGATCAGGGCTTTCAAGTAGAGGCTTTTGATGCTTCAAAAGAGATGGTCGCACTGACCCAAGCCGATCAGCGAATAAAGACATGGCAAGCGAGTTTTGAAAAGTTTCGAGCGCGGCATCGCTATGATGGGGTTTGGGCCAGTTTCTCTTTATTGCACGCCCCGCGTGAACAAATGCCAAATTTGTTAATGGCCATTCAATGCGCGCTTAAACCCAGCGGCTGTTTTACACTGGCCTTGAAACTGGGTAGCGGATCGCAGCGCGATAGCCTAGGGCGGCTCTATACCTATTATAGCCTGCCAGAGTTGCACGGCTTGCTAACAAAGGCGAAATTTGACTGGCTGAGTCATATTGAAGGCAGAAGTATTGGGCTGGATGGCACCCAATCAGATTGGGCAATCATTCATACGCGGATCCAGAATGGCTGA
- a CDS encoding NUDIX domain-containing protein, whose product MSKPIVQKVCPIVSRCSNATPEILMFRHLLAGIQLVKGTVEPSENPADAARRELF is encoded by the coding sequence ATGAGCAAACCTATCGTGCAAAAGGTTTGCCCTATTGTTTCACGATGCTCAAATGCGACGCCAGAAATCTTAATGTTTCGGCATCTGCTGGCCGGTATACAGTTGGTCAAAGGCACCGTTGAGCCTTCAGAAAATCCAGCAGATGCAGCGCGGCGCGAACTCTTTTAA
- a CDS encoding DEAD/DEAH box helicase has translation MFRSKEQETFYKTICLHQSKLDGPLLLEGGTGLGKTRAYLKALVDYGQKTAIVFPSHQLIDQLLQSQDLKAVGAKVKAFRPASFFDAQDTYLEANEAAKEADIMLCTSASVMIDQMLQGGYNGIIERAYIIFDEADGLPQDAALQQDLTILDAEISAFGLEYRSVSEILQQLSVPSISADLRARARLIKKAHSNPKWYYTVGKNSNGDLELNHRMPGLLLSTISNQANVAFVSATLSISNSFDDFKRSLGIKTTSIYSRQIDPEHHGNLKIHYPKEQTIETIVEGAKKPCLVVPPSFEDAEALAKLLPKAIVRERKESSAMAAERVQEEGVLIATGAWAGLDTPIRWASVVVPRIPFGKPTELDGKTLTHYISSRNLAVRRMRQVIGRGLRTPDSRCDFYICDKRYSQLGNFLPTRFNASWKEGAKKTYELTKFERDPSVRREALKFYEFKCYCCDKRPKIQSMIEIHHLNPIAQGERETKVEDVLPLCRNCHSAAHSEEPPIPIERLKVMDLWKVD, from the coding sequence ATGTTTAGAAGCAAAGAACAAGAAACCTTTTACAAAACCATTTGCCTTCATCAGTCAAAGCTAGATGGGCCCTTGCTGCTCGAAGGCGGAACTGGTTTGGGTAAAACGCGCGCCTATCTCAAAGCACTCGTTGATTACGGCCAAAAAACGGCAATTGTTTTTCCAAGTCATCAGCTAATCGATCAGCTACTGCAATCACAGGATTTAAAAGCAGTAGGCGCGAAAGTTAAAGCTTTCAGACCTGCAAGCTTTTTTGACGCGCAAGATACATACTTAGAAGCGAACGAGGCCGCCAAAGAGGCGGATATTATGCTCTGCACTTCTGCGAGCGTCATGATCGATCAAATGCTTCAGGGCGGCTACAATGGAATAATAGAGCGAGCATATATTATTTTTGACGAGGCAGACGGCCTTCCACAAGACGCGGCACTACAACAAGACTTAACAATTTTGGATGCAGAAATTTCGGCGTTTGGTTTAGAGTATCGTTCGGTTTCGGAAATATTACAGCAATTATCAGTACCCTCTATTTCAGCAGATCTGCGCGCCAGGGCTAGACTAATTAAAAAAGCGCATAGCAATCCTAAATGGTATTACACAGTGGGGAAAAATTCGAACGGAGATTTAGAGCTCAATCATAGAATGCCAGGGCTTTTGCTGAGCACAATTTCTAATCAAGCAAATGTTGCCTTTGTAAGCGCCACACTAAGTATTTCAAATTCATTCGATGACTTTAAAAGGTCATTGGGCATAAAAACTACAAGCATTTATTCCCGTCAAATTGATCCAGAGCATCATGGAAATCTAAAAATTCATTATCCAAAAGAGCAGACCATAGAGACTATTGTTGAGGGTGCCAAAAAACCCTGCTTGGTTGTGCCACCTAGTTTTGAAGATGCAGAAGCTTTGGCAAAACTCCTGCCTAAAGCAATAGTACGCGAGAGAAAAGAGTCCTCTGCGATGGCCGCTGAGCGGGTCCAGGAAGAGGGCGTCTTGATTGCTACAGGGGCATGGGCGGGGCTTGATACACCGATCCGCTGGGCGTCTGTAGTAGTTCCCAGGATACCTTTTGGGAAGCCAACTGAGTTAGATGGTAAAACACTTACCCACTATATAAGCAGTCGAAATCTTGCAGTTAGACGCATGCGTCAAGTTATTGGCCGCGGCCTTAGAACACCAGACAGTCGATGTGATTTTTATATCTGTGACAAGCGCTATAGCCAGTTGGGCAACTTTCTGCCAACGCGTTTCAACGCAAGCTGGAAAGAGGGTGCAAAGAAAACATATGAGCTGACAAAATTTGAAAGGGATCCCTCAGTGCGCCGGGAGGCCTTAAAGTTTTATGAGTTCAAATGTTATTGTTGTGATAAGCGGCCCAAAATACAAAGCATGATTGAAATTCATCATCTTAATCCCATAGCTCAGGGTGAGAGAGAAACTAAGGTTGAAGACGTGTTACCGCTTTGTCGAAATTGCCACAGCGCAGCGCATTCAGAAGAGCCTCCGATCCCTATTGAGCGCCTGAAGGTGATGGATTTATGGAAGGTTGACTAA
- a CDS encoding dihydrodipicolinate reductase translates to MRGLFVGIFTCVGMAIFLPVSAWAEFVVLSKRDHFLSVIEGKDLKRPLIRLQVKPDGTITGKAAAMKVTGTWVWEDRYFCRVLYWGGKTFEHNCQEVALNGDKIRFTTEKGAGEFADFTLK, encoded by the coding sequence ATGCGTGGTTTATTTGTTGGGATCTTTACTTGCGTTGGCATGGCGATCTTTTTGCCCGTCAGCGCTTGGGCCGAATTTGTTGTATTGTCCAAGCGTGATCATTTTTTATCTGTCATTGAAGGAAAAGATTTAAAGCGCCCGCTGATCAGGTTGCAGGTGAAGCCAGACGGAACAATAACGGGCAAAGCGGCGGCTATGAAAGTTACGGGCACTTGGGTTTGGGAAGATCGGTATTTTTGCCGCGTGTTATACTGGGGTGGAAAAACATTCGAGCATAATTGCCAAGAGGTCGCATTGAATGGCGATAAGATACGATTCACCACGGAAAAAGGCGCAGGCGAGTTTGCTGATTTCACCCTAAAGTAG
- a CDS encoding type I-E CRISPR-associated protein Cas6/Cse3/CasE, which translates to MLRDHVIPKPETIVGYKLHQLVEGLTEGDAPLFLDRGKSLLIRTEKKITETGTAVEIPSGSSIIGFELRACVSKKVKGKHRYFPVSNYQIRHGWLRTKGEQFGFEPLTVTCSCEMKKLTDGGSRSFQIDHTDFAGTLKVIDEQKFKKAMETGVGSTARAFGYGMLIL; encoded by the coding sequence ATGCTGCGTGATCATGTGATTCCAAAGCCAGAAACCATAGTGGGTTATAAGCTTCATCAACTAGTTGAAGGCCTAACTGAGGGTGATGCTCCACTATTCTTAGATCGCGGGAAGTCTTTATTGATAAGGACTGAAAAAAAGATAACGGAGACTGGCACTGCCGTAGAAATTCCCAGTGGGAGCTCGATTATTGGATTTGAACTGCGGGCATGCGTTTCGAAAAAAGTAAAAGGAAAGCACCGCTATTTTCCGGTATCAAATTATCAAATCAGGCACGGTTGGCTCAGGACCAAGGGAGAGCAATTTGGCTTTGAGCCTTTAACGGTAACTTGTTCCTGCGAGATGAAGAAACTCACAGATGGTGGATCCAGGTCCTTCCAAATTGATCACACAGATTTTGCTGGGACTTTAAAGGTAATTGATGAACAGAAATTTAAAAAAGCAATGGAAACCGGTGTTGGGTCGACAGCCCGCGCTTTCGGTTATGGCATGTTAATTTTATGA
- a CDS encoding Hsp20 family protein, with the protein MRDFDFTPLYRASVGFDHMATLMDRLASNQTTQSSYPPYNIEKTDAETYRISLAVAGFSDQDLNVDVKENTLSIAAQKPQTEAEGRYLHRGIATRSFERRFHLADHIRVNGASHADGMLHIELKHEIPDALKPRRIEISSGDGANAPRPALN; encoded by the coding sequence ATGAGAGATTTTGACTTTACACCGCTATATCGTGCCAGTGTTGGCTTTGATCACATGGCCACACTTATGGATCGGCTGGCCTCAAATCAGACCACGCAATCAAGCTACCCTCCTTATAATATCGAGAAAACCGATGCAGAAACCTATCGGATCTCTTTGGCCGTGGCCGGATTTTCGGATCAGGATTTAAACGTTGATGTTAAGGAAAACACTCTGAGCATTGCCGCACAAAAACCGCAGACCGAGGCGGAAGGGCGGTATTTGCATCGCGGTATTGCCACTCGATCTTTCGAACGCCGTTTCCATTTGGCGGATCATATTCGCGTGAATGGTGCCAGCCATGCCGACGGAATGCTGCATATTGAATTGAAGCATGAAATTCCAGACGCGTTGAAACCGCGCAGGATCGAAATTTCTTCGGGCGACGGGGCAAATGCGCCGCGCCCCGCTTTGAATTGA
- a CDS encoding trypsin-like serine protease, which produces MRSWFLTTYYWMLAGCLICYIGLALPSHAEDSHLLSQKEIATLLPSVGRLSIDQGDGFCTASLVSEKIIVTAAHCLFDSATGQAFSAEKLRFQAGWRAGKAYFTTAIKRAVTHPDYQFEDIFFETRRIRNDIALLELKEAVPVGAAMPFKVDGFPALGAALALVSYQRGKSDGPHIQQNCRAAGDQIGMLVLACEVTFGSSGAPVFYKYPDGRFTMVSLISAKAQLNGQDVALGPALQPALARMYARLYARP; this is translated from the coding sequence ATGCGCTCTTGGTTTTTAACAACATATTATTGGATGCTGGCGGGGTGCCTTATCTGCTACATTGGGCTGGCACTGCCCAGCCACGCCGAAGACAGCCATCTGCTCTCGCAAAAAGAAATCGCGACCCTTCTGCCCTCGGTTGGGCGATTGTCAATTGATCAGGGTGACGGGTTTTGTACGGCGTCTTTGGTGTCAGAAAAAATCATTGTCACGGCAGCGCATTGTCTTTTTGACAGCGCCACAGGGCAGGCATTTTCTGCGGAAAAATTGCGCTTTCAGGCTGGGTGGCGCGCAGGAAAAGCCTATTTCACAACAGCGATCAAGCGGGCGGTCACGCATCCGGATTACCAGTTTGAAGATATATTTTTTGAGACCCGCCGGATCCGTAACGATATTGCGCTGCTGGAATTGAAAGAGGCTGTACCTGTCGGGGCAGCTATGCCGTTTAAGGTGGATGGGTTCCCCGCTTTGGGTGCTGCTTTGGCATTGGTTTCTTACCAGCGCGGTAAATCTGACGGGCCGCATATACAACAAAATTGCCGCGCAGCCGGTGATCAAATTGGCATGCTTGTCTTGGCCTGCGAGGTTACATTCGGATCCTCTGGGGCCCCAGTTTTTTACAAATACCCCGATGGGCGTTTCACCATGGTCTCGCTGATTTCCGCCAAAGCACAGTTGAATGGTCAGGATGTTGCGCTGGGCCCGGCGCTGCAGCCAGCTTTGGCGCGCATGTATGCGCGGCTTTACGCGCGCCCATAA
- the rbfA gene encoding 30S ribosome-binding factor RbfA encodes MGKNKFHDGPGPSQRQLRVGELIRRTLSDILIRGDIHDPDLNRMSVTVGEVSTSPDLKIATVYACPLGGNGGPEMIALLAKNKHEIRRAISKNLTLKYTPDLRFRLDETFDRMDETRRLMAQNTVRQDLEDE; translated from the coding sequence ATGGGAAAGAATAAATTTCATGATGGGCCCGGCCCGTCTCAACGGCAATTGCGCGTCGGTGAATTGATCCGCCGCACTTTGTCAGACATTCTGATACGCGGCGATATTCATGACCCAGACCTCAACAGGATGTCGGTGACTGTCGGGGAGGTCAGTACCTCACCTGATTTGAAAATTGCCACCGTTTATGCCTGCCCATTGGGCGGTAATGGAGGGCCGGAAATGATCGCCCTTTTGGCAAAAAATAAACATGAGATACGCCGTGCAATTTCGAAAAACTTAACGCTAAAATACACGCCGGATCTACGATTTCGATTGGATGAAACCTTTGATCGGATGGATGAAACACGCCGGTTAATGGCTCAAAACACCGTACGTCAAGATCTGGAAGACGAATAG
- a CDS encoding integrase arm-type DNA-binding domain-containing protein — protein sequence MPAEKRLTDRQIKNSPPGKLYDGGGLICVKGANSAKWVYRYTLYSARRDMGLGTYPQISLAQARELLAEYRTLVAQKIDPIKQRQKAAIEAAGSDNSFHAVAKITFEAKKPELKHDGSAGRWFSPLKVHIIPKLGNRDVQEIDQRDIFEVLKPIWHIKADSARKALGRVGHVLQHAAAMGLSVDLNVVPLAKELLGKSKHQSKKTPSLEWQKVPEFYQSLNENTPIQLALKLLILTGSRSGPVRYMTTSQIDQDTWIIPAENMKGRVGKTADFRIPLSDASLDIIDFARRFSRDGFLFPGLRKGVISDVSMARVMQRRGMQERPHGFRASLETYLAETTDADYELKKSMLGHAIGDQAYRSYQRSDYLEKRRELLSNWANFLTQSSNIIKLRV from the coding sequence ATGCCAGCCGAAAAGCGTTTAACCGATCGCCAAATCAAAAATAGCCCCCCCGGCAAGCTATATGATGGGGGCGGTCTTATATGTGTAAAGGGCGCAAATTCAGCTAAATGGGTTTATAGGTATACGCTATATTCTGCGCGCCGCGATATGGGGTTGGGAACTTATCCACAAATTTCGTTAGCCCAAGCGCGAGAGCTACTGGCAGAGTATCGAACTCTTGTGGCTCAAAAGATAGATCCCATTAAACAACGTCAAAAAGCTGCTATAGAGGCTGCTGGTTCGGACAATAGTTTTCATGCGGTGGCAAAAATCACCTTTGAGGCGAAAAAGCCAGAGCTTAAGCATGATGGCTCAGCAGGACGATGGTTCTCTCCATTAAAGGTGCACATTATTCCAAAACTTGGGAACCGTGATGTGCAGGAGATTGATCAGCGCGATATTTTTGAAGTGCTTAAGCCTATTTGGCATATTAAAGCAGACAGTGCTCGAAAGGCTCTAGGTCGCGTTGGTCATGTGCTTCAGCATGCAGCCGCAATGGGGCTGTCAGTTGATCTAAATGTGGTTCCGCTTGCAAAGGAGCTGCTGGGAAAGTCTAAACACCAATCCAAAAAAACACCATCTCTCGAATGGCAAAAAGTCCCAGAATTCTATCAAAGCTTGAATGAGAATACGCCGATCCAATTAGCTCTGAAGCTCTTAATCCTCACAGGTTCGCGCTCGGGGCCTGTAAGATATATGACGACCTCTCAAATAGATCAGGATACTTGGATTATCCCTGCGGAAAATATGAAGGGTAGAGTTGGCAAAACTGCTGATTTTCGTATTCCGCTTTCAGATGCATCTCTTGATATTATTGATTTTGCCAGAAGATTTTCGCGTGATGGTTTCTTATTCCCCGGTCTGCGTAAAGGGGTCATTAGCGATGTAAGCATGGCGCGCGTAATGCAGCGTCGAGGTATGCAAGAACGCCCACATGGATTTAGAGCCAGCTTGGAGACATATTTAGCAGAAACCACAGATGCTGATTATGAGTTAAAGAAATCTATGTTGGGCCATGCAATTGGGGACCAAGCTTACAGAAGTTATCAGCGCTCTGATTATTTGGAAAAGCGCCGAGAGCTTTTGAGTAATTGGGCGAATTTTTTAACTCAATCGTCGAATATAATAAAGCTAAGGGTTTAG
- the ispH gene encoding 4-hydroxy-3-methylbut-2-enyl diphosphate reductase yields MPLKDLTLYLAAPRGFCAGVDRAIQIVELALGKWGAPVYVRHEIVHNKFVVDGLREKGAIFVEELDECPDDRPVIFSAHGVPKAVPAEAAKREMIYVDATCPLVSKVHIEAERHHAAGLQMVMIGHEGHPETVGTMGQLPTGDVLLVETSEDVAKLNIRDPEKLAFVTQTTLSIDDTADIVAALKRRFPNIVGPHKEDICYATTNRQIAVKEIAPLVDALLVVGAPNSSNSKRLVEVASKAGCSYTQLVQRDTEIDWRALEGIQSVGLTAGASAPEVLVNEIIEAFRARYKVTIEHVETAQENVNFKVPRVLREAAL; encoded by the coding sequence ATGCCGTTAAAGGATCTAACTTTATATCTTGCGGCACCGCGCGGGTTTTGTGCCGGCGTGGATCGGGCAATTCAAATTGTTGAGCTTGCTTTGGGAAAATGGGGGGCACCAGTCTATGTGCGCCACGAAATCGTGCACAATAAATTTGTGGTCGATGGATTGCGCGAAAAAGGCGCCATTTTTGTAGAAGAATTAGATGAGTGCCCGGATGATCGACCGGTTATTTTTTCCGCCCATGGCGTGCCAAAGGCAGTGCCAGCAGAGGCTGCAAAGCGTGAAATGATCTATGTCGATGCCACCTGCCCTTTGGTGAGTAAAGTGCATATTGAGGCCGAGCGTCATCACGCGGCAGGGCTACAGATGGTAATGATCGGCCATGAAGGACATCCCGAAACAGTGGGTACGATGGGCCAATTGCCGACGGGAGATGTTCTTTTGGTGGAAACCTCCGAAGATGTGGCAAAGCTAAACATACGCGATCCTGAAAAATTGGCGTTTGTGACGCAAACAACGCTGTCGATTGATGATACCGCGGATATTGTGGCTGCCCTTAAACGGCGCTTCCCGAATATTGTAGGGCCGCATAAAGAAGATATTTGCTATGCAACAACCAATCGGCAAATTGCGGTCAAAGAAATCGCGCCTTTGGTGGATGCATTACTGGTGGTCGGAGCTCCCAATTCTTCCAATTCAAAACGTTTGGTGGAAGTGGCGTCAAAGGCTGGCTGTTCTTACACACAGCTCGTTCAGCGCGACACCGAGATTGACTGGCGTGCTTTGGAGGGCATTCAATCGGTGGGGCTTACGGCGGGGGCATCTGCACCTGAGGTTTTGGTCAATGAAATCATCGAAGCATTTCGCGCGCGCTATAAGGTGACGATTGAGCATGTGGAAACCGCGCAAGAAAACGTAAATTTCAAAGTTCCACGCGTGTTGCGCGAAGCCGCCTTATGA
- a CDS encoding DUF3429 domain-containing protein, whose translation MVNIPRSALVLGLAGVLPFFWGVATLYSDALSLWTLRTIGPRFNGPYVQVYYGAIILSFMSGVLWGFATKTSGRQATIGYILSVLPALWAFFMTGNGPTSASIHLMTGFAGLLLLDWFFWAQSLAPPWWMRLRVLLTALVLGCLGLGGL comes from the coding sequence ATGGTAAACATCCCACGCTCCGCGTTGGTTTTGGGCTTGGCCGGCGTACTGCCATTTTTCTGGGGCGTGGCAACGCTTTATTCTGATGCCTTAAGCCTTTGGACCCTGCGCACAATTGGTCCGCGGTTCAACGGCCCCTATGTGCAAGTTTATTACGGGGCAATTATCTTGTCATTCATGTCTGGCGTACTTTGGGGCTTCGCGACGAAAACCTCCGGCCGACAGGCCACAATTGGCTATATATTATCTGTTTTACCCGCCTTGTGGGCGTTTTTTATGACTGGGAACGGCCCGACCTCGGCCTCAATACACCTAATGACCGGATTTGCTGGCCTGCTGCTTTTGGATTGGTTTTTTTGGGCTCAATCTTTGGCACCGCCATGGTGGATGCGCTTACGGGTATTGCTGACGGCTTTGGTGCTTGGCTGTTTAGGCTTAGGGGGTTTGTAA